One segment of Deltaproteobacteria bacterium DNA contains the following:
- a CDS encoding type II toxin-antitoxin system RelE/ParE family toxin produces the protein MNWTVKISPAAEKHYKKLDKKARERIKEKLIELSREQNPLLRKDVKYLTGELKNFYRLRVGRYRVVFSLIYNENTIAVVNIAPRGSVY, from the coding sequence ATGAATTGGACAGTTAAAATCTCTCCGGCTGCTGAAAAACACTATAAGAAATTAGATAAAAAAGCAAGGGAGAGGATTAAGGAAAAACTTATTGAACTTTCTAGAGAACAAAATCCCCTTTTGCGTAAAGATGTAAAATACCTTACTGGTGAACTTAAAAATTTTTATCGTTTGAGAGTTGGCAGGTATAGGGTAGTTTTTAGTTTGATATATAATGAGAACACTATAGCAGTTGTTAATATAGCCCCAAGGGGCAGTGTGTATTAA
- a CDS encoding radical SAM protein, translating into MKDWTPFLISWNITKRCNLKCRHCYLDAAELSSPKGELTSDEALALVDDIASINPNTMLILTGGEPLLRDDVFDIAKYASSKGLMVVLGTNGSLIDDDTACKISESNIKGIGISIDSLKPLSHDRFRGLDGAWGKTVSGIEALKRRNIDFQLQITVTKNNYDEIPAVIEYAYKKGARAVNVFFLVCIGRGQEMTDITPKQYEEMLVYLANAQKEYEDKIMVRARCAPHFLRVVQQINPDSEIMKGATSGCLAGTHYFRITPEGDVTPCPYLPTVAGNVRKQRLSDIWVHADIFKTLRDPVYKGNCKDCEFNEVCGGCRARAYAEKGDVMEGDSWCEYEKGRGKGQGARGKEKDAEILWTDEAKERLDKVPVFLRTMVKKGVEGYARRKGLKEITPDIMMEMRKRVNAGR; encoded by the coding sequence ATGAAGGACTGGACACCATTTCTCATATCATGGAATATCACGAAGCGGTGCAATCTGAAGTGCAGGCACTGCTATCTTGATGCTGCTGAACTTTCCAGTCCAAAAGGGGAACTGACTTCAGATGAGGCGCTTGCGCTTGTGGATGATATTGCATCCATCAATCCTAACACAATGCTGATTTTAACGGGAGGCGAGCCGCTTTTAAGGGATGATGTTTTTGATATTGCAAAATACGCATCCAGCAAGGGCTTGATGGTTGTGCTCGGGACAAATGGGAGTTTAATTGATGATGATACTGCCTGCAAAATATCAGAAAGCAATATCAAAGGTATTGGCATAAGCATTGATTCTCTCAAACCTTTATCCCATGACAGGTTCAGGGGTCTTGATGGCGCATGGGGAAAAACAGTTTCAGGCATAGAGGCATTAAAAAGGCGTAATATTGATTTTCAGCTGCAGATAACTGTTACAAAAAATAATTATGATGAAATCCCTGCTGTGATTGAATATGCTTATAAAAAAGGCGCAAGGGCAGTGAATGTATTTTTCCTTGTATGCATAGGCAGGGGGCAGGAGATGACTGATATAACCCCAAAGCAGTATGAGGAGATGCTTGTATATCTTGCAAATGCGCAAAAGGAATATGAAGACAAAATTATGGTCAGGGCAAGGTGCGCCCCGCATTTTTTAAGGGTTGTTCAGCAAATCAATCCTGATTCAGAAATAATGAAAGGCGCTACAAGCGGCTGCCTTGCAGGGACTCATTATTTTAGAATTACTCCAGAGGGAGATGTTACGCCATGTCCGTATCTTCCAACTGTTGCAGGGAATGTCAGGAAACAGAGATTGTCTGACATCTGGGTTCATGCGGATATATTCAAGACCCTTAGAGACCCTGTTTATAAAGGCAATTGCAAGGACTGTGAATTTAATGAAGTCTGCGGCGGATGCAGGGCAAGGGCTTATGCAGAAAAAGGGGATGTAATGGAAGGGGATTCGTGGTGTGAGTATGAAAAAGGCAGGGGCAAGGGGCAAGGGGCAAGGGGCAAGGAAAAAGATGCTGAGATACTATGGACGGATGAGGCGAAAGAGAGGCTTGATAAAGTCCCTGTGTTTTTAAGGACTATGGTTAAAAAGGGTGTAGAGGGCTATGCAAGAAGAAAAGGCTTGAAAGAGATTACACCTGATATTATGATGGAGATGAGGAAGAGGGTCAATGCAGGAAGATAA